The proteins below come from a single uncultured Dethiosulfovibrio sp. genomic window:
- a CDS encoding chemotaxis protein CheD, whose product MIGSPKGIAEKAIDSYYLQPGYIFVSRTPSTVRTVLGSCVSVCLWDRKMRWGGMNHYIYSRPWSGQRNAQFGSISIPYMIKMVVGQGSSKADLAAHVVGGAQNPHLAKEIGRDNAKVALEILERWSIPIFIKDTGGERGRKVIFNTGTGDISVQIMTGPERTKGRI is encoded by the coding sequence ATGATAGGGAGCCCTAAAGGCATCGCAGAAAAGGCCATAGACAGCTACTACCTCCAACCGGGGTACATCTTCGTGAGCAGGACGCCTAGCACGGTCAGGACGGTGCTGGGCTCCTGCGTATCGGTGTGCCTATGGGACAGAAAGATGAGATGGGGGGGGATGAACCACTACATATACTCCAGACCCTGGAGCGGTCAGAGAAACGCCCAGTTCGGCTCAATATCCATACCCTACATGATAAAGATGGTCGTGGGCCAGGGATCATCCAAAGCCGACCTCGCTGCCCACGTAGTTGGAGGGGCCCAAAACCCCCATCTAGCTAAGGAGATCGGCAGAGACAACGCAAAGGTCGCCCTCGAGATACTTGAAAGGTGGTCCATACCCATATTTATAAAAGACACCGGAGGGGAGCGAGGAAGAAAGGTCATATTCAACACCGGCACAGGGGATATTTCGGTTCAGATCATGACGGGACCGGAGAGGACGAAAGGGAGGATTTAG
- a CDS encoding response regulator has translation MKILVFEDDPVCATVLREIVRPMGDCHVAYDPCDGVELFKKALEDGVPYDCVFMDIMMPKMDGHQALNEIRKEEGKRDIWGLDSVKVVMVTALGDFDTIKKSFRGQCDGYLVKPIRKKQVFQILRELEILDDREP, from the coding sequence GTGAAAATCCTGGTTTTCGAGGACGACCCGGTATGTGCCACGGTCCTCAGGGAAATAGTTCGTCCCATGGGTGACTGCCACGTGGCCTACGATCCCTGCGACGGAGTGGAGCTATTTAAAAAAGCTCTGGAGGATGGAGTTCCATACGACTGCGTTTTTATGGACATAATGATGCCAAAAATGGACGGTCATCAGGCCCTCAACGAGATAAGGAAGGAAGAGGGCAAAAGGGACATATGGGGGCTTGACTCGGTGAAAGTCGTCATGGTGACAGCCCTTGGGGACTTCGACACCATAAAAAAGTCCTTCAGAGGACAATGCGACGGGTATCTTGTAAAGCCTATCAGAAAAAAACAGGTTTTTCAGATACTGCGAGAGCTGGAGATTTTGGATGATAGGGAGCCCTAA
- a CDS encoding CheR family methyltransferase, which translates to MNPKSMTDNQFLKYQDLIYRRLGILYKEEKRDMLLGKVSKHMRIMGIEGYDQFFQIIRSAGESDKVWTDLVDDITIHTTNYFRERNHFDYISRNVETIIKHNPRIVQRAEIRGWSSACSTGEEAYTMAMVLKDCMGERAVPKVLATDVSKGSVAKAIKGEYRKDIRRDVDPLVLQRYFIRVGENYRVNKDIRKFITFRSFNLAENFPFRDTFDLIFCRNVMIYFSPEMQQSLLNKLHKVLTPGGLLFIGHSESLIGKVHRFEYIQPTVYMK; encoded by the coding sequence ATGAACCCAAAGTCCATGACCGACAACCAGTTCCTCAAGTATCAGGACCTTATATATCGCCGACTGGGCATACTCTACAAGGAAGAGAAGAGGGACATGCTCCTGGGCAAGGTATCGAAGCACATGAGGATCATGGGGATAGAGGGCTACGATCAGTTCTTTCAGATCATACGGTCCGCAGGGGAAAGCGATAAGGTATGGACCGACCTGGTGGACGACATAACCATACACACCACCAACTACTTTCGGGAGAGAAACCACTTCGATTATATCTCCCGAAACGTGGAGACCATAATCAAGCACAATCCTAGAATAGTTCAGAGGGCGGAGATCCGAGGATGGAGCTCCGCCTGCTCCACCGGAGAGGAAGCCTACACCATGGCGATGGTCCTTAAAGACTGTATGGGAGAAAGGGCTGTTCCAAAAGTCCTCGCTACCGACGTCAGCAAAGGATCGGTGGCAAAGGCCATAAAGGGAGAATATCGAAAGGATATCCGACGGGACGTGGACCCTCTGGTCCTACAGAGATACTTTATCCGAGTGGGAGAGAACTACAGGGTCAACAAGGACATAAGGAAATTTATCACCTTCAGAAGCTTCAACCTGGCGGAAAACTTCCCCTTTAGGGACACCTTCGACCTGATATTCTGTAGAAACGTCATGATCTACTTTTCGCCGGAGATGCAGCAATCGCTCCTAAACAAGCTGCACAAGGTCCTTACCCCTGGAGGGCTTCTTTTCATCGGTCATTCGGAAAGCCTTATAGGAAAGGTTCACCGATTTGAGTACATCCAGCCTACGGTGTACATGAAATAG
- a CDS encoding methyl-accepting chemotaxis protein: protein MFKNAKLAVKISFGFAIVLLIAIVIGSLGIFNMKNVQKEATELAKMNVPEIDVASRIERRARGAMYEIRGYGYTENETMLTAGKGHLTRLIELFGEGQELLSRYPQGLKNFGESAQTAKRHTETYLQLLGETESNVAQMNRIKASMDDTAGSFVRTASEYLDNMNQKLNDHIAYSDLSAIKGRVAKINDVNDVLDLGNEVRIATWRSLADRDVKGIRDALPNFDKIDSILAALRSNTTEQEDLRILDQIGQHARQYGTYMSQLAQAFEHQNVLAAKRVETGDFILALAEQEARHGMESTVKIANGAVSSLSNASTVLVIGLIVAVIIGILLAFVITLSITKPIGRISQILSEGASQVASASGQLSEASQQLAEGSSELASSIEETSATLQQSSSMVRQNNENTKQAASLSKQAMESAEGGNREMNQMMVSMGELKKSSDDIAKIIKVIDEIAFQTNILALNAAVEAARAGEAGMGFAVVAEEVRNLAQRSAQAAKDTASIIETNIELSQAGVAVAEKVKTSLEDISTGSRKVSELVDEITAASQEQAQGIEQINKAILQMDQVTQNTASNAEESASASEELNAQAESMNDAVQSLIALINGAKGMSQSLAIAPPVYGHKQPKRALSHGNNYKPKTAGKKGQTKSDSSHVVHPEDVIPLEDDLQDF from the coding sequence ATGTTCAAGAACGCAAAGCTCGCCGTAAAGATATCCTTCGGGTTCGCTATAGTCCTTTTAATAGCTATCGTCATAGGGAGCCTGGGGATATTCAACATGAAAAACGTCCAAAAAGAGGCCACCGAGCTGGCGAAGATGAACGTCCCGGAGATCGACGTCGCCAGCAGGATAGAGAGACGGGCCAGAGGGGCCATGTACGAGATAAGGGGCTACGGCTACACGGAAAACGAAACCATGCTCACTGCGGGCAAGGGGCACCTGACCAGACTGATAGAGCTTTTCGGTGAAGGACAGGAGCTGCTATCCCGGTATCCCCAGGGCCTTAAGAACTTCGGAGAATCGGCCCAGACCGCCAAAAGACATACCGAGACCTACCTCCAGCTCCTCGGGGAGACCGAGTCAAACGTCGCCCAGATGAACCGCATAAAGGCCAGCATGGACGACACAGCGGGCAGCTTCGTCCGCACCGCATCCGAATATCTCGACAACATGAATCAAAAGCTAAACGACCATATAGCCTACTCGGACCTATCGGCGATAAAAGGCAGAGTAGCCAAGATAAACGACGTAAACGACGTATTGGACCTGGGCAACGAGGTCCGAATAGCCACCTGGAGGAGCCTTGCGGATAGGGACGTCAAGGGCATCAGGGACGCACTTCCTAACTTCGACAAAATAGACTCTATCCTCGCCGCCTTAAGGTCCAACACCACCGAGCAGGAGGACCTGAGGATCCTGGACCAGATCGGCCAGCACGCCAGACAGTACGGCACCTACATGTCCCAACTGGCCCAGGCCTTCGAACACCAGAACGTCCTGGCCGCCAAAAGGGTCGAGACAGGGGACTTTATACTGGCCTTAGCGGAGCAGGAGGCCAGACACGGAATGGAGAGCACCGTCAAGATAGCCAATGGAGCGGTCTCCAGCCTTTCCAACGCCTCCACGGTGCTGGTGATAGGGCTTATAGTGGCGGTTATCATAGGCATCCTTTTGGCTTTCGTCATAACCTTAAGCATCACCAAACCTATAGGCAGAATATCCCAGATACTCTCCGAAGGTGCCAGCCAGGTGGCGTCGGCGTCGGGACAGCTTTCGGAGGCGAGCCAACAGCTGGCGGAGGGAAGCTCCGAGCTGGCTTCGTCAATAGAGGAGACCTCGGCGACCCTCCAACAGTCGTCCTCTATGGTCAGACAGAACAACGAGAACACCAAACAGGCAGCAAGCCTCTCCAAGCAGGCCATGGAATCCGCTGAGGGTGGCAACAGAGAGATGAACCAGATGATGGTCTCTATGGGAGAGCTCAAAAAATCCAGCGACGACATAGCCAAAATAATAAAGGTCATAGACGAGATAGCCTTCCAGACAAACATACTGGCCCTCAACGCAGCGGTGGAGGCAGCCAGGGCGGGAGAGGCTGGCATGGGCTTTGCGGTGGTAGCGGAGGAAGTTCGCAACCTGGCTCAGAGAAGCGCCCAGGCCGCCAAGGACACAGCGTCGATCATAGAGACCAACATCGAGCTATCCCAGGCGGGAGTGGCGGTGGCGGAGAAGGTGAAGACCTCCCTTGAGGATATCTCCACAGGATCCAGAAAGGTAAGCGAGCTGGTGGACGAGATAACCGCCGCAAGCCAGGAGCAGGCCCAGGGAATAGAGCAGATCAACAAAGCCATACTCCAGATGGACCAAGTTACCCAGAACACCGCCTCCAACGCAGAGGAAAGCGCATCGGCGTCGGAGGAACTCAACGCCCAGGCGGAGAGCATGAACGATGCGGTTCAGAGCCTAATAGCCCTGATAAACGGCGCAAAAGGTATGTCCCAGTCGCTGGCCATCGCACCCCCAGTCTACGGGCACAAACAGCCGAAAAGAGCGCTCTCCCACGGCAACAACTACAAACCCAAGACAGCAGGGAAGAAGGGACAGACTAAGTCCGACTCGTCCCACGTGGTTCACCCCGAGGACGTTATCCCTCTGGAGGACGACCTTCAGGATTTTTAA
- a CDS encoding chemotaxis protein CheW, which produces MEQLSGKYLTFSLGKEEYGIPIGRVKEIIGMMEITEVPRTPSFIRGVINLRGKIIPLMDLRLKFGLQEKEYSERTCIIVVEMIGEERSIQMMGVVVDMVSEVVNITEGETEAPPQYGGGQVRFLAGMGKVKGKVVMLLDVHKVLDDQEMAMIKEIKGA; this is translated from the coding sequence TTGGAGCAGCTCAGCGGCAAATATCTGACTTTTTCCCTCGGCAAGGAGGAGTACGGAATCCCCATAGGCAGGGTTAAGGAGATCATCGGAATGATGGAGATAACCGAGGTACCTAGGACGCCGTCTTTCATCCGAGGGGTAATAAACTTAAGGGGAAAGATCATCCCCCTCATGGACCTACGGCTCAAGTTCGGCCTCCAGGAAAAGGAGTACAGCGAGCGGACCTGTATCATAGTGGTCGAGATGATAGGGGAGGAGCGATCCATCCAGATGATGGGAGTGGTGGTCGACATGGTCTCCGAGGTGGTCAACATAACAGAAGGGGAGACCGAGGCTCCCCCCCAGTACGGCGGGGGACAGGTCCGCTTCCTGGCGGGAATGGGCAAGGTTAAGGGCAAGGTAGTCATGCTTCTGGACGTACATAAAGTTCTGGACGACCAGGAAATGGCCATGATCAAGGAGATAAAGGGGGCATAG
- a CDS encoding chemotaxis protein CheA, which produces MANDPKDLVDDIIGGNEQDSEFLQDFLVETREHLSSIEIAALELENGGDMNIVHGIFRSFHTIKGLAGFVNQPLVQKIAHRTETILDGCRKGTVPLGKPVVDGILASSDLISRICSDLNLLKDQEFTAQIEAHLQYMESKDWSEVERPREKIPGKIGEVLIRQGKLDREDVEALLQTQQEHHPDLKFGQVAVKEGAITPDQVVQSLRSQETPQVPPEEKEVQEKPSAIQQHHPAGDQVRIPTYKLDNLVNMLGELLITQSQVEQEAISRFGANDSLVSHLLRMSRITKEIQNTSMSLSMISLKTTLQKIQRIARDTVQELGKSVDFRVSGEETEIDRGVAEKILDPLVHLVKNAISHGIELPEDREAKGKARTGTVSVDAYSKRGSVYIEISDDGKGLNTEVILKKAIEKKLADQSRNYSDDEILSFIFLPGFSTLQTANNISGRGVGMDVVRTEISKTGGKVEIKNSPGQGCSFVLKIPINMAVLNGTVLDILGEHYIIPTLNVKQILKPEEHQWISVGGKEIMLKVRDSVIPMVPIATIFDKEEQFDRKLDGELMVLIELEHQIKALPVRSVIGRQEIVVKPLGKEFGSLEFVSGASILGDGKVSLILDVEALFRDGGESTWSSSAANI; this is translated from the coding sequence ATGGCCAACGACCCAAAGGACCTGGTGGACGACATAATAGGAGGAAACGAACAGGACTCGGAGTTTCTCCAGGACTTCCTGGTGGAGACGAGAGAACACCTGAGCTCCATAGAGATAGCCGCCCTGGAGCTGGAGAACGGGGGGGACATGAACATAGTCCACGGTATCTTCCGCTCCTTTCACACCATAAAGGGACTGGCGGGCTTTGTGAACCAGCCTCTGGTCCAGAAGATAGCCCACAGAACCGAGACTATCCTGGACGGATGCAGAAAGGGAACCGTTCCCCTGGGGAAACCGGTCGTTGACGGCATACTAGCCTCCTCTGACCTCATATCCCGGATATGTTCGGACCTCAACCTGCTGAAAGACCAGGAATTTACGGCCCAGATAGAGGCTCATCTCCAATATATGGAGAGCAAGGACTGGAGCGAGGTAGAGAGGCCGCGGGAAAAAATCCCCGGCAAGATAGGGGAGGTACTGATCAGGCAAGGCAAGCTGGATCGGGAGGATGTCGAGGCCCTGCTTCAGACACAACAGGAACATCATCCCGACCTCAAGTTCGGTCAGGTGGCGGTGAAAGAGGGGGCTATAACCCCAGATCAGGTGGTCCAGTCCCTCAGATCCCAGGAGACACCACAGGTTCCTCCAGAGGAAAAGGAGGTCCAGGAAAAACCCTCCGCCATACAGCAGCACCACCCGGCAGGAGACCAGGTCAGAATACCTACATATAAATTGGATAACCTGGTAAATATGCTGGGAGAGCTACTCATAACCCAGTCTCAGGTGGAGCAGGAGGCAATCTCCCGGTTTGGAGCCAACGACAGCTTAGTGTCCCATCTACTTAGAATGTCCAGAATAACCAAAGAGATCCAGAATACCTCCATGTCCCTCAGCATGATATCCCTGAAGACGACCCTCCAGAAGATACAGAGGATAGCCAGGGACACCGTACAGGAGCTAGGCAAGTCGGTGGACTTCAGAGTATCCGGCGAAGAGACCGAGATCGATCGAGGTGTAGCGGAGAAGATACTGGACCCTCTGGTTCACCTGGTGAAAAACGCCATATCCCACGGAATAGAGCTACCGGAGGACCGAGAGGCCAAGGGCAAAGCTCGGACCGGCACGGTTTCCGTGGACGCCTACAGCAAAAGAGGCAGCGTGTATATAGAGATATCCGACGACGGCAAGGGCCTTAACACGGAGGTAATTCTCAAAAAGGCCATAGAGAAAAAGCTGGCGGACCAGTCGAGAAATTACAGCGACGACGAGATACTCAGCTTTATCTTCCTGCCCGGTTTTTCCACCCTCCAGACCGCCAACAACATATCCGGTCGAGGGGTAGGCATGGACGTGGTCAGGACGGAGATATCCAAGACCGGGGGCAAAGTGGAGATTAAAAACAGCCCTGGACAGGGATGCTCTTTTGTCCTGAAGATCCCGATTAACATGGCGGTATTGAACGGCACGGTGCTGGACATACTGGGAGAGCACTACATAATACCGACCCTCAACGTCAAGCAGATACTCAAGCCCGAGGAACACCAGTGGATATCCGTAGGTGGCAAGGAGATAATGCTCAAGGTTCGAGACTCGGTCATACCTATGGTCCCTATAGCCACCATCTTCGATAAAGAAGAGCAGTTCGACAGAAAGTTAGACGGAGAGCTGATGGTCCTGATAGAGCTGGAACATCAGATTAAGGCCCTTCCGGTCCGGTCGGTAATAGGAAGACAGGAGATAGTGGTAAAGCCACTGGGCAAAGAGTTTGGATCCCTGGAGTTTGTCTCAGGAGCGTCCATTCTCGGGGACGGCAAAGTCTCCCTCATACTGGACGTAGAGGCCCTTTTCAGAGACGGAGGTGAATCAACTTGGAGCAGCTCAGCGGCAAATATCTGA
- a CDS encoding chemotaxis protein CheX, whose translation MELRETVPIAVKETLAMFNLSAQDAGEMEQGSLTSANQVNVLIGLTEGLRGNLMIGLSRSLAMAIASGMMGGMEVKEMDMMACSAIGELGNLVSASAVLKMEREETIQISPPTVAIGDRMFLMISRAPSTVIQFQVGSERLAIRFALE comes from the coding sequence GTGGAGCTTAGAGAGACCGTCCCTATAGCGGTAAAAGAGACTTTGGCTATGTTCAACCTGTCCGCTCAGGACGCAGGTGAGATGGAGCAGGGAAGCCTGACCTCCGCCAACCAGGTCAACGTCCTCATAGGGCTCACCGAAGGGCTCAGGGGCAACCTTATGATAGGACTCTCCAGATCCCTTGCCATGGCCATAGCTTCCGGAATGATGGGGGGCATGGAGGTGAAGGAGATGGATATGATGGCCTGTTCCGCCATAGGTGAGCTGGGAAACCTGGTATCCGCGTCAGCGGTGCTGAAGATGGAGAGGGAAGAAACCATCCAGATATCCCCTCCGACGGTGGCCATCGGCGACAGGATGTTCCTCATGATAAGCAGGGCTCCCTCGACGGTGATCCAGTTTCAGGTGGGATCGGAGAGGCTCGCCATAAGATTCGCCCTGGAATAG
- a CDS encoding chemotaxis protein CheX, producing the protein MAEDRKALVMQAICDGFLSIAKDLGERDFSPQSDDRAIGKDKIAVILSMISEDESMRGRFLFEGDAAQIKDLAEGMNGETLSDRAEVFFSVGEFANMVCGKAVTVVNNAYKGTNFRLTPPAIFSGTNMEITTPSIHSTELKYSGPVGLVRIDVGFEGV; encoded by the coding sequence ATGGCGGAGGACAGAAAGGCCCTGGTGATGCAGGCTATCTGCGATGGATTTTTATCCATCGCAAAAGATCTGGGGGAGAGGGACTTCTCCCCCCAGTCCGACGATAGGGCGATAGGGAAGGATAAGATCGCCGTAATACTGAGCATGATATCGGAGGACGAGTCCATGAGAGGCCGTTTTCTATTCGAGGGAGACGCCGCCCAAATAAAGGACCTGGCGGAGGGGATGAACGGCGAGACCCTGTCGGACAGGGCGGAGGTGTTCTTCTCTGTAGGGGAGTTCGCCAACATGGTCTGTGGCAAGGCGGTCACGGTGGTAAATAACGCCTATAAGGGAACCAATTTCCGGCTGACGCCGCCGGCCATATTCTCCGGCACCAACATGGAGATAACCACTCCATCTATACACAGCACAGAGCTAAAGTACAGCGGCCCGGTGGGGCTGGTCCGAATAGACGTAGGATTTGAGGGGGTGTAG
- a CDS encoding response regulator has protein sequence MKSLDEKIRVLIIDDSPFIHKTIKKALADNEGIEVVGTAENGRIGLDMVESLKPDIVTLDVTMPVMDGLETAEEMAKAYPSVKVIMLSAMGDDDLVTKATSLGVKHFLTKPFESKDLQKAIFNVLREV, from the coding sequence ATGAAGTCATTGGACGAGAAGATCAGGGTATTAATAATCGATGACTCACCTTTTATCCACAAGACGATAAAGAAAGCTCTGGCGGATAACGAGGGAATCGAGGTAGTGGGAACAGCGGAAAACGGCCGTATAGGCCTCGACATGGTCGAGAGCCTGAAACCCGATATTGTGACCCTTGACGTCACCATGCCGGTGATGGACGGTCTGGAGACCGCCGAGGAGATGGCCAAGGCCTACCCCTCGGTGAAGGTAATAATGCTCAGCGCCATGGGAGACGACGATCTGGTGACCAAGGCCACCTCTTTGGGGGTCAAGCACTTTCTGACCAAGCCCTTCGAGTCAAAGGACCTCCAGAAAGCCATCTTCAACGTCCTGCGGGAGGTTTAG
- a CDS encoding S9 family peptidase gives MISKGNITKEDLLNFKFLGSPKISPTGSHICFLLSTANLEDNRYDSNLWIHEIGTGKSYPLTTSGREKAFCWTKDCSVAFVSGRENPAKGTSELFTIALSGGEARSMGKVEVSVSSIAHLGGDRYLLSASDPRETKPLEGADYMTFTQVPFCSNGKGYTGQTRNGLYSYRSGGITERLTPDDLDVDRFRLSENMDKALITGREYTDVKPLFSGLRELDLASGKLDILLPDSGFDCRCADYLGDKIVLTGSDLSKHGINQNASFFCLEGGELKEITPGLDRGLRNSIGCDCRYGISDMNLAFFVDEGHIWFVSTDRTRSNLHRLDLDGHIERITKDLSSVDDYHVFKGKVAIVGLKGLELQELYSIEDGKEKALTAFNHWISDERQLSRPEALESHANPAWTIDGWVMKPTGYEEGKTYPAVVHVHGGPKATFGDVFFHEMQLWAARGYVVAFCNPRGSDGRGNDFDDIRGKYGTVDYDDVMAFTDKVAALSYVDENRMAITGGSYGGYMTNWVIGHTDRFKAAVSQRSISNWVSKAGISDIGYYFVPDQQDADIWEDVEKLWWHSPLRYADRAKTPTLFIHSDEDYRCELSQGLQMFTALKRQGIESKICVFKGENHELSRSGKPKERLARLEEICLWFDHYLKV, from the coding sequence GTGATAAGCAAGGGAAACATCACTAAGGAGGATCTCCTGAATTTTAAGTTTCTGGGAAGCCCCAAAATATCCCCTACAGGAAGTCACATATGCTTCCTCCTGTCCACCGCCAACTTAGAGGACAATCGCTACGACTCGAACCTTTGGATCCACGAGATAGGGACGGGTAAAAGCTACCCCCTCACCACATCGGGGAGGGAAAAAGCCTTCTGTTGGACCAAAGACTGCTCTGTAGCCTTCGTCAGCGGCAGGGAAAACCCCGCTAAAGGGACGTCGGAGCTGTTTACCATAGCCCTCTCCGGCGGAGAGGCCCGCTCTATGGGCAAGGTGGAGGTCTCGGTATCGTCTATCGCTCATCTGGGAGGGGATAGATATCTGCTCTCCGCCTCCGACCCCAGAGAGACAAAGCCCTTGGAGGGAGCGGACTACATGACCTTCACCCAGGTGCCCTTCTGCTCCAACGGAAAGGGCTACACAGGGCAGACCAGAAACGGTCTTTACTCATACAGATCCGGCGGAATCACCGAAAGGCTCACCCCCGACGATCTGGACGTAGACCGATTCAGGCTATCGGAGAACATGGACAAAGCCCTAATAACCGGCAGAGAATACACCGACGTAAAGCCCCTCTTCTCAGGCCTTAGAGAGCTCGACCTGGCCTCTGGAAAGCTCGACATCCTCCTGCCGGACAGTGGCTTCGACTGCCGCTGTGCCGACTATCTAGGGGACAAAATAGTCCTCACCGGCTCCGACCTCTCCAAGCACGGGATAAACCAAAATGCTTCGTTCTTCTGCCTGGAGGGAGGGGAGCTGAAAGAGATCACCCCCGGGTTGGACAGGGGACTCAGGAACTCCATAGGCTGCGACTGTAGGTATGGGATCTCCGACATGAACCTGGCCTTTTTCGTAGACGAGGGGCACATCTGGTTCGTGTCCACCGATAGGACCAGGTCCAACCTCCACAGGTTAGATCTAGACGGCCATATTGAGCGGATAACGAAGGATCTCTCGTCGGTGGACGACTACCACGTCTTTAAGGGCAAGGTCGCTATCGTGGGCCTTAAGGGGCTTGAGCTTCAGGAGCTTTACTCTATCGAGGACGGCAAGGAAAAGGCCCTGACCGCCTTCAATCACTGGATCTCCGACGAGAGGCAATTATCCCGACCGGAGGCCCTTGAAAGCCACGCCAACCCAGCCTGGACCATAGACGGATGGGTGATGAAGCCAACAGGATACGAGGAGGGAAAGACCTACCCCGCCGTAGTTCACGTCCACGGCGGGCCTAAGGCGACTTTCGGCGACGTATTCTTCCACGAGATGCAGCTTTGGGCGGCTAGAGGTTACGTGGTGGCCTTCTGCAATCCCAGAGGAAGCGACGGAAGGGGTAACGACTTCGACGATATAAGGGGAAAATACGGCACAGTGGATTACGACGACGTAATGGCCTTCACCGACAAAGTCGCCGCCCTATCCTACGTAGACGAGAACCGTATGGCCATAACCGGAGGATCTTACGGGGGCTATATGACCAACTGGGTGATAGGCCACACCGATCGTTTCAAGGCGGCGGTCTCCCAGAGAAGCATCTCGAACTGGGTCTCAAAGGCGGGGATATCGGACATAGGATATTATTTCGTCCCCGATCAGCAGGACGCCGACATATGGGAGGACGTCGAAAAGCTGTGGTGGCACTCGCCTCTCAGATATGCCGACCGGGCAAAGACGCCGACGCTGTTTATTCACTCCGACGAGGACTATCGGTGCGAACTGTCCCAGGGATTACAGATGTTTACCGCCCTGAAACGACAGGGGATCGAGAGCAAGATATGCGTTTTCAAAGGGGAAAACCACGAACTGAGCAGAAGCGGAAAGCCCAAAGAGAGATTAGCCAGGCTGGAGGAGATATGCCTCTGGTTCGACCATTATCTTAAGGTTTAG
- a CDS encoding ABC transporter permease, with protein MFSYIMRRILYTIPVVWGVVTAVFILVNVVPGDPAMILMGQRGDPETLVKIRQDLGIDLPLHKQYINFMTQLIKGDLGTSYRTNEKVSTAIMGRLGATARLALWALILGTVIGVAAGIVSAVKQYSVFDYSAMIIAIAGVSAPVFWVGLLLLLIFAYGLGWLPGAGYGDGSWRYLILPVITLGVRPGALTARLTRSCMLEVLNQDYIRTAKAKGLSGNVVVMKHALKNAMIPVVTIVGTQIASLLSGAVLTETIFAWPGVGRLSVEALIARDFPMIRGTVIFMALIFLFANLIVDISYGLFDPRIRYD; from the coding sequence ATGTTTAGTTATATTATGAGACGAATTTTATACACGATTCCCGTTGTTTGGGGCGTAGTCACTGCGGTGTTTATCTTAGTGAACGTCGTTCCTGGAGATCCAGCGATGATACTCATGGGGCAGAGAGGTGATCCTGAGACCCTGGTTAAGATAAGACAGGACCTCGGGATAGATCTTCCTCTTCACAAACAATACATCAACTTTATGACCCAGCTTATAAAAGGAGACCTCGGAACGTCTTACAGGACGAACGAGAAGGTCTCTACCGCCATTATGGGAAGGCTTGGAGCTACCGCTAGACTTGCCCTTTGGGCTCTGATCCTGGGGACGGTCATAGGTGTGGCCGCCGGAATAGTCTCGGCGGTGAAGCAATACTCTGTTTTCGACTATTCGGCGATGATAATAGCTATAGCAGGGGTCAGTGCCCCGGTCTTCTGGGTCGGGCTTCTGCTGTTGCTTATCTTCGCATATGGCCTTGGATGGCTGCCTGGTGCCGGCTACGGCGACGGTTCTTGGAGATACCTCATCCTGCCGGTTATCACCTTAGGCGTCAGGCCCGGTGCCCTGACCGCCCGTCTCACCCGTTCCTGTATGCTTGAAGTTCTCAACCAGGACTACATAAGGACCGCTAAGGCCAAGGGATTATCGGGCAACGTGGTGGTCATGAAACACGCCCTTAAAAACGCCATGATACCGGTGGTGACCATAGTGGGAACCCAGATAGCCTCCCTCCTCTCCGGTGCGGTGCTCACCGAAACTATCTTCGCCTGGCCAGGGGTCGGCAGGCTCTCCGTGGAGGCTCTGATCGCCAGAGACTTTCCGATGATCCGGGGAACGGTTATCTTCATGGCCCTCATTTTCCTCTTCGCCAATCTCATAGTCGACATATCCTACGGTCTCTTCGACCCGAGAATTCGCTACGATTAG